tttttttttcttggcccCCGCAGCCTGTAGCGGCCTCCCCGGTGAGCTGATCTTCCCGCCTGCCCCTTCCCCGCTGGGCTCCCTGGGTGCTGCCCTGTTTCGCCCTTGTCGGCTCGTCGCGTCCGCAGCTCCggacaagagaaaacaaaccgaaaatgaaatttaaaaacaaaaaaaaaaacccacaaaacgaaaaaaaaaaaaaaaaaaaagagaaatgaagagaaacCCGGTAACACGAACCCCTGAACCGACCCGCATCTCCCGGCCCCGCCGTCGCGGGGCGCATGCTTTGTATTAGTGATTTCTAGGGGGCTGATCAGTTGATTTGAAATAAAAGCGATTCATGCCTTTTTAAAGCGCTTCCACCGGCGTCTCCGTGCCCCGGGGTCGGCCTCTTCCCGCCGCGCTGGCGATTTTGGGCCACTTTGGGCTGCTCTGATACCCCCTCAGCgtgggggctgctgctggagaggggcTCCGGTGTCCCCCGGTGGCTTTGGGTGGTGCTGGAGGGGGACCAGAAGGAAACGCACGAAGGGATCGGAGCAAAGAGGGGCTGTTCCTGGGGGGAGAAGCGGTTGAAAGAGGCGGAGGGAAGGTTTTTGGAGGGGAGACGTTTAATAAAATGGGGAAACAAAAGGCGGGATGAGGGGTTGTTTGAGCCGGGGCTTCGCTGTGCCCGGGCTGCGCCTCCATCGCGTCCCCCTCGTCCTCCCGGATCAACCCCGGGGACAGCCGCCGGCTGCGGCGGCAGAAAATGGAGCCGTGGCCGggtgcccgccccgccgcgggactacagctcccagctgcccgggcggggcggccgcggccacCGGGGGGCCTGGGCGGGCCCTGGGGAGCGCCCAAGGCCTCGGGgaggccccccccggccccgcgcggggGCAGAGGGAGGCGGTGAGGGCCCGGGGGTGTCGCTCGCCCCGGTCCGGTGCCCCGGGGCCGCCCTGGGCCCGATTGGGGACACCGGGATGGGCGGCGACTACaactcccggcgtgccccgcggctcccggcgtgccccgcgcgcGCCCCCCCGCCTCGCCCGCGGCCGCTCCCAGGATGCACCGCGCCGGGAGGGGCTGGGCTGTGGACTACatctcccggcgtgccccgcggctcccggcgtgccccgcggcccagcccgccccgcccAGAGCGCGGGAGAGGCGGAGGTGAgcggggaaggggtgggggggcgcTGAGGGACACCGGGGGCCCTttgggggcggagggggggctCTGAGGGACGCCATGATCCTCTTCGGGGAGTGAGGGGGCTCTGCGGGACACCGGGGGCCTCTTTGAGGGTTGGGGGGGCTCTGACGGATGCTTGTGTCCCCCTGGAGGTGACGGGGGGCTCTGCGGGACACCTGGATCCCCTTTGGGGGGGGTGAGGCGGGGGCTCTGTGTGACACTGGGGTCccctttggggtggggggggctctgTGTGACACTGGAGTCccctttggggtgggggggggctctgAGGGACCCCTGGGTCCCCTTTTGGGGGGTGAAGGGGGGCTCTGTGTCACACTGGAGTCccctttggggtggggggggggctctgTGTCACACTGGGGTCctctttggggtggggggggctctgTGGGGCACCTGGGTCCCctttggggggtgaggggggggctcTGTGTGACACTGGGGTCccctttggggtggggggggtgctcTGAGGGACACCTGTGTCCCCTTGGAggtgaggggcgggggggcgctCTGCAGGTCCCCCCCACACCCATCCGAGTCACCTCACCCTGTGGAGCACAGAAGGTGGGGGGGGGCATCCTGGGGGGAAGCTGCAGGGTCCCCCCCgacccccctccctctcccccccccccagccccagccgcaCCATGCGCCTCTCGGCCCTGCTGGGCGCGGGGCGGCTGCGCCTGCCCCCCGGTTACCGGCACGGCACGTGGCACCCCGACTCCGCCGCCGCTCGGCTCCGCAACCCCCCGGGGCAGCGCCGCCGCAAGGTCTTCGTGGAGCCCATCACCAAGGAGGACTGGAAGGTGTTTCAGGGTGACAcggtgagtgtgtgtgtgtcccccacctgCCCAGGCCACCCCCAGGATGGCAGCCAGGCTGAGGGGAGGCCCCCCTTGACCCCCCTCTTTTGATCACAGGTCCAGGTCCTCACCGGGAAGGACGCGGGGAAGCAGGGGATGGTCACCCAGGTGGTGCGAGCCCGTAACTGGGTGGTGGTGGAAGGGCTGAACACGGTG
Above is a genomic segment from Strix aluco isolate bStrAlu1 unplaced genomic scaffold, bStrAlu1.hap1 HAP1_SCAFFOLD_136, whole genome shotgun sequence containing:
- the MRPL24 gene encoding large ribosomal subunit protein uL24m, with the protein product MHRAGRGWAVDYISRRAPRLPACPAAQPAPPRARERRSPSRTMRLSALLGAGRLRLPPGYRHGTWHPDSAAARLRNPPGQRRRKVFVEPITKEDWKVFQGDTVQVLTGKDAGKQGMVTQVVRARNWVVVEGLNTHYRYVNRTAKYSGTYIASEAPLLLNQISLVDPEDRQPTEVQWRYTEEGERVRVSLRSGRIIPLPLQQRRDGIVPEQWIEGPKDTTVEDALDKTYVPSLKTFEEEIMDAMGIVETRRAKKSYWY